AATAACCAGAGTCTAAGGAACGATTACCGTTAGCGGTCAACTTCACCACTGGGGATGCGGCTAATTCCAGAAGGAGGTCAATGTCGTGGATCATTAAATCCAGGACAACCGAAACATCATTTGCTCGATCTGAGTAAGGACTCATTCGATGAGCTTCTAGTGCCAACAATTCCTCAGTTTTCAGGACTTTGCTCAATTCCTTAAATGCTGGATTGAAGCGCTCAATGTGGCCTACTTGCAGGATACACTGAGACTCGGCAGCAGCATTGACTAAGGATTCTGCCTCAGAAATACTGGCAGCAATTGGCTTCTCAACTAAAACATGAATTCCGGCTAATAGACAATTGATGCCAACAGCGTAATGCAGGCGCGTAGGAACGGCAATACAAACTGCTTCCACATGGGGAAGCAAGTCACAGTAATCTTCAAAAAATCGCACCTTGTATTTGCTGGCGGTTTCTAATCCCCGCTCAACATTAATATCCGATACCCCCACCAGTTCAACATCTTTCATGGAACTTAGCACACGGGTGTGATGTTGCCCCATATTACCCACACCGATAACGCCTATGCGAATCGGTCGTGGCTGGTTGCGCTGTGTATATGGATTCGGTTCTGCCACTGACATACTATTTTGCACTATTATTCTCTCCTCAACCACCAAATTTAGAGACGCTGCGGACGTTGGCCTTTATACTTAACTGCCAGTTACGATCCGTCTAAAACCATCCAGATGGTAACATAGAGGTTCTGTTTATGAAGAATTTCAAAGATTATTATGGGTTCCCGCAATCTGGCTGTCTTTTGTATAGTTGGTTCGGAGTTGATCAATTTTTTGCACTTTATACAATTTACAATGTGTGTTTTTATTAACTTGAAAACCTAAGTAATATCTAAGTGGAAATTCTCAGATGCTTGTGAGTCAATTAATTAGCGGGATCAATATCTAATTGATACCATTGAAAACTAATTTTTTTATTTTGTCAGGAAAATTACAAAAAAGCCAAAATATCACACGGAGAGGGTTGTTTAAACACAGAATTTATGTGGAATTACCACCGCTGATTCACTTAAATAATTTTTGCATAATTATCTGCAACACTTACAGATCTCCCAGGGCAATTTTTGGGGGATACTAGCGTATGTGGACTGTTGGAGCCGACTCCCTTGGTGGTTCGCTCTTAGCGTTCCCGTTCGCGTAGCGTCTCCGAAGGAGAAGGGTAGCAAGAAGCAGACCCTCTAGAAATTACTTCTAGTTGAATGGCGAAGCTTAGATAAGTTTAGCCAAGTTTTGTATAGCAGGTTTTATGAAAGCTGTAATTCTGTTGTCTGGGGGATTAGACTCTTCTACTATTCTGTACCAAGCTAAGGCTGATGGTTGTGAGTGTCACGCCATTTCCTTTGATTACCAGCAGCGACATCGACGAGAGTTAAAGTCAGCCCTCAGCGTCGCTCAAAAAGCTGGAGTGGTAAAACATCAAGTGGTTAATTTTGACTTACGACTATGGGGCGGTTCGGCGCTTACAGACGATGGAATTGATTTACCCCAGGAGCGTTCCTTAGATGAAATGGCACAAAATATTCCTGTAACCTATGTGCCTGCGCGTAATACAATCTTTTTAAGCTTTGCCCTGGCCTATGCTGAAACGATCGCATCTGAAAGGATTTATATCGGTGTAAACGCCTTAGATTACTCTGGATATCCTGACTGTCGCCCCGACTATATCCAAGCAATGCAAGAAGTTTTCCGCCTGGGAACCAAACAAGGACGTGATGGAGAACCCATTACCATTTTCGCACCCCTGATACACCTGAAAAAAACCGAAATAATCCAACTTGGCAACAAATTAGGAGTTCCTTGGGACCTAACTTGGTCATGCTATGCCGGCGGCGATGTCGCTTGCGGCGTCTGTGATTCTTGTCGCTTGCGGCTAGCCGCTTTTGCCGAATTGGGGCTGAAAGATCCGCTTCCCTATGCATTGTAAGGGGGACTGGGGATTGGGGACTGGGGAGAAATAACTCCCAACTCTCAACTCCCAACTCCTACCACTGGAAGAATATTTATTTAACCCACATTCCGCACTTCAAAATGTATTATTTCTGTTTTCAATAAAAATTCCTAATAGTGTTCAACCTATTAAGTATTAATATTGAATTCTATCGGTAATTTATGTTGTTGATTTAACCATTATTAAACAGGTTTTGGAAATCTACGCATATTACACGATGAAGTGCAGAAAGCCGGATTTAAATGAACCCCGTCCCTTGGGCGTCTGGCTAAGACACGCTCCGCGTCCCGCAGGAAACGCAGAGCAATCTCAAGCGCTAATCCTACACCGGGAAGGGAGTAACTCCTAACTCCTCAATCCGTCGCAGTTGGATTTGGTGTAAACGTGGTCCAACAACTGAGACGACGGTGAATTCAAGATTTTGATAGGTGTAGGTTTCACCTTTGGCGGGAATTTTCTGCAATTGGTAGAGCAAAAAGCCCCCCAGAGTCTGGTATTGCTTAGTTAAGGGTAAACGGATATTCAAGACTTCGTTGAGGTCTTCTAGGTTGATTTGTGCCTGGACGAGAAATGTCTGCTGGTCTAACATTTGAATCAGCAGGTCTTCGGTGCTGTCCAGTACGCCAGCATCGCCAATGATTTCGGCAATGACATCTTGCAGTGTTACCAGTCCGACAATACTGCCAAATTCATTGACTACCATCACCATAGCGGGCTTTTCTTGCTGCATCATTGGCAGTAGTTCACTCAAAGGGGTATGTTCTGGTACAAATCGGGCTGGACGCATCCACGGTTGGATTTGTGTTTCTAAATTCAGCTTGCCTACAGCTAAGGGTTTTGCTAAGTCTTTAAAGTATACTATGCCACGAATGTCGTCTAAAGATTCACCGATAACGGGATAGCGCGAGTGACCAGTAGTAGCCATTTCCTTGAGTAATTGCTGGAAACTGGCGTCTTTAGACAAAGCGACAATGCTGGTGCGCTTAATCATCACATCTTCGGCTGTGACATCCCCAAACTCAAAGACATTATTTAGCAGTTCTCGCTCCGAAAGTCGTAAACCGGTGGATTCGCGTTCGGTAGAAATAATTAGCTGCAATTCTTCAGGAGTCACCGGTGGTCTCCAGCCTTGACCTGTATATTCAATGCCAAATAGTCGCAATAGCCAGCGGTTGGATTGGTTGAGAATCCAGATGAAGGGGCTGAAAAAACGGACGATCGCTTTTACTGATGGTCCCAAAAATCGTGCCAGTTGTTCTGAATACAACATAGCTACTGATTTGGGACAAAGTTCCCCTAACACAATTTGCAAATAGCTAATCAACAAAAAGGCGATGGGTATTGATAACGAATGGGCGACAAATTGAGTCATCCCACCCGGTACAGGTAAGGATTTTAGCCATGTATTCACTACGATAACAATCGTATTTTCGCCAATCCATCCCAGTGCCAAACTAGAGAGAGTAATACCTAACTGGGTGGTAGATAGCAATCTGTCAATACTACGTTGCAACATTTCCACGGCGATCGCTGGGATGTCACCAGCTTTGACTAACTGATGGATACGCGATCGCCGCACTGTCACCATTGAAAACTCCGCTGTGACAAAAAAGGCATTGATCGCAATCAATAGCAGCACTGATAACAATCGCAGCCCGATATCTGTCAAATTTAAGCTAGGAAAACCACTCACCGTTAAAGCTCGTGTACAACTTACGCCCCCATTATTAGTATTAGGGATTGGGGATTGGGGATTGGGGATTGGGGATTGGGAGTTGGGAGTAAGGAGTAATGAGTAATGAGTAATGAGTAATGAGTAATGAGTCAAGAGTAAATTAATCTAATCCCCAGTCCCCAGTCCCCAGTCCCCAGTCCCCAGTCCCCAGTCCCTAGTCCCCAGTCCCCAGTCCCCAGTCCCCAGTCCCCAGTCCCCAGTCCCTAGTCCCCAGTCCCCCTAGTCCCCAGTCCCCAATCCCCGGTCCCCAGTCCCCAATCCCCAATCCCCAGTCCCCAGTCCCCATTCTCAAAATAGCCCCACTTACTTTTCTACAGGAATATTCAACACCTCTAGCTTCAATTGTTGAGCAGGATAATCTGTCAGCCCTAGGGATATCTTCTTGACATCATCAAGCAAAGCGGTGGGAATGGTCACAGTACCAGTAAAAGTAGGTCCATTTGCAGGCAATTCAGCGGGTAAACCATCTGTACTAGCACTGAGAGTTCTGCCTTTGTCATCGGTGACATCCAAAAAACTATACAGGAATCTCACAGAATCAGCACCTTTGTTCTGCATTTTTACTTTCAGTAGTAGATTCCCGCCAGAATAGCGGGCTGATTGTACAGACATATTTACACCGCCATTTTCAGCCGCGACTGGAAACCCTGGTAGGGGTTTTTCTTCCACTAGTTGCTCTTTCTTTTCCTCTGGCTTAGGCTTGCTGCTCTTGGTGTCTTCATCATCTTCGTCTAGCTTTTGGGATTTAGCGGCCTTGGTTTTACCCTCAATCCGTGACTTAACAATTTTTAGGATTTCATCCTCTCTTAACAGGGTGACTCCTCCCTGTTGAGCGTTGGTTGACTTACCACTAGCAAATTTGGTTGTCGGGCGACCATCTGGCGTTGTCACACCTTTGAGTGCTGAACTCCCCAGAGTAAAGCCCCAAAAAGCACTAACAGAACCAGCTCCCAACATCAGGGTTAACAAAATTAACGTAAGAAGAACAGTGGAATTTATTTTCATCGCTGACAAGCTATTGCACAAGAATGCTGGTCTAGTTAAAAGTAAAGTATTCAGGACTTGGCCAACTGGGACATATGCTTTGCGCTATGGTCGTCAAGAGTCAAGGGTCAAGGGTCAAAAATCTAGATTTTTTTTTTGACTTTGGACTCTTGACCGCCCCTGCGAAAAAATATGACACGCAGCTTTAGTCCTATTGAAGCCGTTAAGCTCAATGATTAGAAGAACTTAATCAATATTAGTTTGCACTATTTCACTCTCCAATGATGTAGTATTAAAATCTGGTAAACTATTTTTGAGGGTAGACAAACTGTCAACTCACGCTACAATACAATTGATGAAATTCTACCAGGGTTGGCCGAGCGGTTGAGGCAACGAACTCATAATTCGTGCAAGGCAGGTTCAACTCCTGCACCCTGGATTAAATCGGTACTGAGTCGTGAGTGCTGAATCCTGAGTGATAAGTTATGTTTTTGAGTGAAATCCACACTCCTTGGTTAGGGTTCATTTCAATCGTAACCTCACTTTTAACTCTTATCAGCACTCCTGACTCAGCACTCCTGACTTAAGAGCCTAAAATTTAAATTCAGTGCCGATTTTGAGCTGATTGGCATTCATGCGCGGAGACATCAGCAGTGATGTACCATAGGGATTGGGTAAGTCGGGAGTGCGGAGTATGGGATCATTGGTAGCTTGTTGGGTTAAAACATCGCGATAGAGACTGTTAACTAACTCAGCATCGCGGGCAATTTCATTTTCTGGGAAACTATCCTGCAAACCTGAACCAGATCCCAGTAAAGAGTCTATCTGACGCTTCTTGCTGCGATTTTCATAAAAATTGCGATCGTGTCGAAAAAAAGCTCGATTAAAGGTATCATTTGTGGTTTCATAATTAGGTACTGCTGTATCCGCATCTGCAAGACCAGGAAAAGCAATACTAGAAGCCAGTAGCACCAATAAAGCGCTAAAGGTTTTAGTTTGAAATTTTATACCCATGCTTATCACTCCGCAATTTTGGGGCGAATCTTCACTTATGCTTAAATTCAGAACTGTTAACAGTTCAATCTTTGGTGTAGCACAATTTTTCACCTTTTGTAATGACTGATATTACTGAAACCCTTACCCACTCCGATATTTGGGCGGACACTGCTGATTTGACTACCCTCCGCCATAAGTTACTAGATTTATTTTCCCAACTCGCCTATCAAGAGGGTGATTTTCTCCTCTCTTCTGGACAACGCAGTTCTTACTACATCAATGGTAAACAGGTAACTCTCCACCCCCAAGGCGCCTTAGCAGTCGGACGGGTGCTGTTTCCCTTATTATCCGTAGATACACAGGCGGTTGCAGGATTAACACTAGGCGCTGACCCAGTTGTTACAGCAGTGAGTGTGGTGTCTGTGTATGAAAATCGACCGATACCCGCGTTGATTGTTCGTAAAGAAGCCAAGGGACATGGCACAAGGGCTTATATTGAAGGGCCGATTTTAGCAGAAGGTGCAAAAGTGGTGGTTTTGGAAGATGTCGTGACTACGGGGCGATCGGCGATGAAGGCTGTAGAGCGACTCAGAGCAGCAGGTTATATTGTTAATAAAGTAATTTCACTGATTGATAGAAAGCAAGGCGGAGCCGAGTTTTACCAGTCTGTTGGATTAGATTTTGAGGCTGTGTTTACGATTGAGGATATTCAGCAACGGTATCGGGAGTTAGGGAATTAGTTAAGCAATTGAGGGATGCGATCGCATCCCTAATATTATCAGATTGAGTTGAGAATTATTATCTCAATTAAAATTACACCAGATGAAGCAGGTAAAAATTTAGAGAGTATTTGCATCTGTTTTCTCGTAAAGTCGTTCCCGCAATTCGCGCGAGCGTCGCATCGGGCTGTGCTATTACCAATTGGCGCAGGATTTCTAGCTGTTCGGCATTCAATGAAAGTTGGCGTCTGCTCAGTCCGCACCTTGGGGACTATCGTGCCCAATTCACGATGCCTGCGGCGCTTGCGGTGCCATCACGTTTGAGTAAATTTTGCACAAAACTTAAGGTGACGCCAAAGTTTTTCGCCAGTTTTCGTTGGGAAATGTCACCGCAGGCATAAGCATCAACAATTTTCTGGCGCAAGTCGATAGAGTAGGCTTTCATAGCGACCAGTTATCAGTACAATTGCTCTCTCCTAGTGTACTGCACTGGACTGATAACCGCTATACCTGAAAATCGCTGTATTAATGAAAAAATAAATAGGTTCATCATCAATATTCAATCCCCTGCATTCATACATGGGATATTAATGACAAATGACAAATGACAAATGACAAATGACAAAGAGTAATGAGTAATGAGTAATGAGTAATGAGTAATGAGTAATGAGTAATGAGTAATGAGTAATGAGTAATGAGTAATCAGTAATGAGTAATGAGTAATCAGTAATGAGTAATGAGTAATGAGTAATGAGTAATGAGTAATGAGTAATGAGTAATGAGTAATCAGTAATGAGTAATGAGTAATGAGTAATCAGTAATGAGTAATGAGTAATGAGTAATGAGTAATGAGTAATGAGTAATGAGTAATGAGTAATGAGTAATGAGTAATGAGTAATGAGTAATGAGTAATCAGTAATGAGTAATGAGTAATGAGTAATCAGTAATGAGTAATGAGTAATGAGTAATGAGTAATCAGTAATGAGTAATGAGTAATGAGTAATGAGTAATCAGTAATGAGTAATGAGTAATGAGTAATGAGTAATCAGTAATCAGTAATGAGTAATGAGTAATGAGTAATCAGTAATGAGTAATGAGTAATGAGTAATGAGTAATCAGTAATGAGTAATGAGTAATCAGTAATGAGTAATGAGTAATCAGTAATGAGTAATGAGTAATGAGTAATCAGTAATGAGTAATCAGTAATGAGTAATGAGTAATGAGTAATGAGTAATGAGTAATGAGTAATCAGTAATGAGTAATGAGTAATGAGTAATGAGTAATGAGTAATGAGTAATGAGTAATGAGTAATGAGTAATGAGTAATGAGTAATGAGTAATGAGTAATGAGTAATCAGTAATGAGTAATGAGTAATGAGTAATGAGTAATCAGTAATGAGTAATGAGTAATGAGTAATGAGTAATGAGTAATGAGTAATGAGTAATGAGTAATGAGTAATGAGTAATGAGTAATGAGTAATGAGTAATGAGTAATGAGTAATGAGTAATGAGTAATGAGTAATGAGTAATGAGTAATGAGTAATGAGTAATGAGTAATGAGTAATGACAAATAACAAATGACAAATGACAAATAACAAATGACAAATAACAAATGACAAATGACAAATGACAAATGACAAATAACAAATGACAAATAACAAATGACAACAGCTACGATAAAGAATATCCTGTTGTATTCTGAACGAAATTTAAAACTTTTTGATATGATTCTGGATTACTTAC
The Gloeotrichia echinulata CP02 DNA segment above includes these coding regions:
- the pyrE gene encoding orotate phosphoribosyltransferase, coding for MTDITETLTHSDIWADTADLTTLRHKLLDLFSQLAYQEGDFLLSSGQRSSYYINGKQVTLHPQGALAVGRVLFPLLSVDTQAVAGLTLGADPVVTAVSVVSVYENRPIPALIVRKEAKGHGTRAYIEGPILAEGAKVVVLEDVVTTGRSAMKAVERLRAAGYIVNKVISLIDRKQGGAEFYQSVGLDFEAVFTIEDIQQRYRELGN
- the queC gene encoding 7-cyano-7-deazaguanine synthase QueC, with protein sequence MKAVILLSGGLDSSTILYQAKADGCECHAISFDYQQRHRRELKSALSVAQKAGVVKHQVVNFDLRLWGGSALTDDGIDLPQERSLDEMAQNIPVTYVPARNTIFLSFALAYAETIASERIYIGVNALDYSGYPDCRPDYIQAMQEVFRLGTKQGRDGEPITIFAPLIHLKKTEIIQLGNKLGVPWDLTWSCYAGGDVACGVCDSCRLRLAAFAELGLKDPLPYAL
- a CDS encoding Gfo/Idh/MocA family oxidoreductase translates to MQNSMSVAEPNPYTQRNQPRPIRIGVIGVGNMGQHHTRVLSSMKDVELVGVSDINVERGLETASKYKVRFFEDYCDLLPHVEAVCIAVPTRLHYAVGINCLLAGIHVLVEKPIAASISEAESLVNAAAESQCILQVGHIERFNPAFKELSKVLKTEELLALEAHRMSPYSDRANDVSVVLDLMIHDIDLLLELAASPVVKLTANGNRSLDSGYLDYVTATLGFANGIVATLTASKVTHRKIRRIVAHCKNSFTEADFLKNEILIHRQTNPNCVSDHRQVLYRQDGVIEKVYTTNIQPLSAELEHFVNCVHGGNQPSVGGEQALKALRLASLIEQMALEDRVWNPLDWQSEPRVQSLTQTV
- a CDS encoding hemolysin family protein; the protein is MSGFPSLNLTDIGLRLLSVLLLIAINAFFVTAEFSMVTVRRSRIHQLVKAGDIPAIAVEMLQRSIDRLLSTTQLGITLSSLALGWIGENTIVIVVNTWLKSLPVPGGMTQFVAHSLSIPIAFLLISYLQIVLGELCPKSVAMLYSEQLARFLGPSVKAIVRFFSPFIWILNQSNRWLLRLFGIEYTGQGWRPPVTPEELQLIISTERESTGLRLSERELLNNVFEFGDVTAEDVMIKRTSIVALSKDASFQQLLKEMATTGHSRYPVIGESLDDIRGIVYFKDLAKPLAVGKLNLETQIQPWMRPARFVPEHTPLSELLPMMQQEKPAMVMVVNEFGSIVGLVTLQDVIAEIIGDAGVLDSTEDLLIQMLDQQTFLVQAQINLEDLNEVLNIRLPLTKQYQTLGGFLLYQLQKIPAKGETYTYQNLEFTVVSVVGPRLHQIQLRRIEELGVTPFPV